A single region of the Desulfobulbaceae bacterium genome encodes:
- a CDS encoding RNA-binding protein: MNIYIGQLPSAVDEKEIKELFTEFGEIVSVNLIMDHYSGRSKGFGFVDMPNNSEADQAIKGLNRTMFKGQEIKVNQVQESRKDKRAKKKFRR, encoded by the coding sequence ATGAACATATACATTGGACAACTACCAAGCGCTGTAGATGAAAAAGAGATAAAGGAACTCTTCACAGAGTTTGGAGAAATTGTCAGTGTTAATTTGATAATGGATCATTATTCTGGAAGATCAAAAGGGTTTGGTTTTGTAGATATGCCTAATAATTCGGAAGCAGATCAGGCCATTAAAGGTTTGAACCGCACTATGTTCAAGGGCCAGGAGATCAAGGTCAACCAGGTCCAGGAATCGCGCAAAGATAAACGTGCTAAAAAGAAATTTCGAAGATAA
- a CDS encoding DEAD/DEAH box helicase → MNTFKDLGINDDILKALLSLGFEEPTPVQAKVIPLVLERRIDLVSLAQTGTGKTAAFGVPLIQLTNPKSTKTQGLVLCPTRELCMQVARDLEAFSKYVKGLKVLAIYGGANIEPQIRALRQGVQVIVATPGRLNDLINRNVVDISSVSYAVFDEADEMLQMGFQDELNAILAKTPAEKNTLLFSATMSREVKAIASKYMTDPVEITIGKLNAGAENVSHEYYMVQAKDRYLALKRVVDNSPNNYSIVFCRTRNETHEVANKLIQDGYNADALHGDLSQAQRDQVMNKFRCKNLQILVATDVAARGLDVNDLTHVINYNLPDEIAGYTHRSGRTGRAGRTGTSVVIIHMKEHYKIKQIEQKLNKTFKQCRIPSGLEICKKQLVTLIDVVKSVEVNHEEINPLYAEIAEKLASLDREELIKKFVSVEFNRFLEYYKNAPDLNVSDREKQLYGKGKSVGQGRREKSVDRSADSQQFTRFYLNVGRRQGIMPQGLIGKINGIPGGGRIKVGKIDIQRNSALLEADSRFTPQILEAFQHVKIDGKAISIEVSHGSQSSEPSLNRPSRPKHGGMRQRNKAKVRKFNAV, encoded by the coding sequence ATGAATACATTTAAAGATCTTGGCATTAATGATGATATCCTAAAGGCCTTATTGTCCTTAGGGTTTGAAGAACCTACTCCTGTTCAAGCCAAAGTTATACCACTCGTGCTTGAACGTCGAATCGATCTGGTAAGTCTTGCCCAGACCGGAACAGGTAAAACGGCCGCCTTTGGTGTCCCCCTGATTCAACTGACAAATCCCAAAAGCACAAAAACGCAAGGGCTGGTGTTATGCCCTACCCGTGAGCTTTGCATGCAAGTTGCACGAGATCTGGAAGCCTTTTCCAAATATGTGAAGGGTCTAAAGGTGTTGGCAATTTACGGTGGGGCAAATATTGAGCCCCAAATCAGGGCGCTTCGCCAGGGTGTTCAGGTTATTGTGGCGACCCCTGGGCGTTTAAATGATCTGATTAACCGCAATGTAGTCGATATATCATCGGTAAGTTATGCGGTGTTCGATGAAGCCGATGAGATGTTGCAAATGGGCTTTCAGGATGAGTTGAACGCTATCCTGGCTAAAACGCCGGCAGAAAAAAATACATTGTTGTTTTCAGCTACGATGTCACGAGAAGTTAAAGCCATTGCCAGCAAGTATATGACTGACCCTGTTGAGATTACCATTGGTAAGCTTAATGCGGGTGCCGAAAACGTGAGCCACGAATATTACATGGTTCAGGCTAAAGATCGCTATCTTGCCTTGAAGCGAGTCGTGGATAATAGTCCGAATAATTATTCAATTGTATTTTGTCGCACCCGTAATGAGACGCATGAAGTCGCCAATAAGTTGATCCAGGACGGCTATAATGCTGATGCCCTGCATGGCGATCTGTCTCAGGCCCAGCGCGATCAAGTGATGAATAAATTTCGTTGTAAGAATTTGCAGATACTTGTTGCCACAGATGTTGCTGCCCGTGGTCTGGATGTGAACGATCTGACCCATGTAATTAACTATAACCTGCCGGATGAAATTGCGGGCTATACCCACAGAAGCGGTCGGACCGGACGTGCCGGGCGGACTGGAACTTCAGTCGTTATCATCCACATGAAAGAGCACTACAAGATAAAGCAGATTGAGCAAAAACTTAATAAGACGTTTAAACAGTGCCGTATTCCTTCGGGATTGGAGATATGTAAGAAGCAGTTGGTCACCTTAATTGATGTGGTTAAGAGCGTCGAGGTGAACCATGAAGAGATCAACCCATTATATGCCGAAATTGCCGAAAAACTTGCGTCACTTGATCGTGAAGAGCTTATCAAGAAATTTGTGTCTGTCGAGTTTAACCGATTCCTGGAATATTACAAAAATGCTCCGGATTTGAACGTAAGTGACAGGGAAAAACAACTCTACGGAAAAGGCAAGAGCGTTGGCCAGGGACGTCGAGAAAAGAGTGTGGATCGTTCTGCTGACAGTCAGCAGTTTACTCGTTTTTACCTAAATGTTGGTCGGCGTCAGGGGATTATGCCTCAGGGGCTTATTGGCAAGATTAATGGTATTCCTGGTGGCGGGCGCATTAAAGTAGGCAAGATTGACATCCAACGGAACTCAGCTCTGCTGGAAGCAGATAGCCGCTTTACCCCCCAAATACTGGAGGCCTTTCAGCACGTGAAAATTGATGGCAAAGCTATTTCGATTGAGGTGTCCCACGGCAGTCAAAGTTCAGAGCCAAGTTTAAACCGCCCCAGTCGTCCGAAGCATGGCGGAATGCGCCAGCGTAATAAAGCAAAAGTACGTAAATTTAACGCAGTATAG
- a CDS encoding cold-shock protein: MKKGIVKWFNASKGFGFIEQEDGADIFVHHTAIQADGYKTLDEGASVSFEVVEGQKGPAAANVVQL, encoded by the coding sequence GTGAAGAAAGGTATTGTGAAGTGGTTTAACGCGTCAAAGGGTTTTGGCTTTATTGAGCAGGAAGATGGAGCGGATATTTTTGTTCATCACACTGCAATCCAAGCGGATGGTTACAAAACACTTGATGAAGGTGCGTCTGTAAGTTTTGAAGTTGTTGAAGGCCAAAAAGGGCCTGCTGCTGCTAATGTGGTTCAGCTTTAA